The Ferrimicrobium acidiphilum DSM 19497 genome contains the following window.
TTATGACTTCGTCGCCTTCAGTTAGCTGACCGAAGAGGCTGTACAGTGGAGGTAATGAGACCCCACTTGCGCCGGAGATGATGAAGAACTGACTTCCATTGGTGTTAGGTCCGGCATTTGCCATCGCGAGGCTGCCTCGCTGGTACTCCCCTGGGTTCGGAAGTTCATCACGGAACTGATATCCTGGGCCACCGGCTCCTGAGCCGGTGGGATCGCCGCCTTGAACGACGAAGCCTGGAATTATCCTATGGAAGTTGATGCCGTCGAAGTAGTGATAACGGGCCAGAAAGACGAAGCTGTTAACCGTGATCGGAGCTCGATTGGCGAACAGCTCAAAGCGCATAGTTCCATGGTTAGTCTCCATGATCGCTTCGTAGTTGGCCCCGTCTTCGAGACAATACGAAGGGCTGGCGTCGAAGTGCCGAACCTGCGGACTCGAACCATCGGCCTCCGGGCATGGATAGTTATCCTTTTTCTTGCCAACCATCGTATGAGCCTCCTTCTACTTATCTTCCGGTCTGTCTTTACTTAGTGACCTGGATAGTGACGGTGTTGATCTTGTAGGTGGTCTTCGGTGGGATACCGTTGTTGGCGGTGCTCCCTCCTGCGTTAATCTTTGCGATTACCGAGAGCCCCTTGGTCACCTGGCCGAAAACACTGTAGGTGTTGGTCAGTCCCTTCTCCCCGGAGGTGCCGGAGACGATAAAGAACTGGCTCCCATTGCTATGCGGTTTGCCGGTATTCGCCATAGCGATGGTGCCGAGATGGTATGAACCCGCGGGAGGGTTCTTATCGGCAAAGCTATATCCAGGGGTGCCAAAGTCATTGTTGGTAGGACTGCCACCTTGAATGACAAAGCCTGGAATGACTCTGAAGAACGTCGTGCCGTTAAAGAAATGATAGAGCGAGAGGACGTAGAAGTTGTTTGCGGACTTAGGACCCAATTTGGGTTCAAGTTTCACGTCAAAGGTTCCGGCAGTCGTCTTGACGACAGCAAGGTAGTGATAACTGGGGTTGAGACACTCGGGTGGATACTTCTTGAAGTGAGTTTTGCGTGGTATGACCTTGTTTGGGTTGGGACATCCGTCTGGCAACAGATAACTAGCGGTCTTGGCGGCCGTGGAGGTCGTCTTGGTCGCCGCAGCCGACTTCTTTGTCTGCGGTTTCGTGAGTAGGTAGATCCCTACGAAGACCACGACGGCAGCGACCACCACAATCACTCCGTTGCGGATAAATCGCCGTCGCTTCGCACGTGCGAGTTCCGCTTCCTTCAATTTCAGTTGATTCGCTCTAATTCGAGCCCGCTTTTCGCTTGGCACGTGAACACTTTAATAGCATGAGTGCCCTTCATCCTCTTGGATGAGCGCATTCAAACTGGTAGATTGGTCGCGTGGCTCTCATAATTCAGAAGTATGGTGGAACTTCAGTGGCCGATGCCGACCGTATTCGGACGGTCGCCGATTACGTTGCCCGCTCCAAGCGAAGGGGCGACGATGTTGTTGTCGTGGTCTCGGCGATGGGAAAGACCACTGACGATCTGGTTCGACTCGCTGGAGATGTGAGTGCGACGATTCCTCCACGTGAGATGGATATGTTACTCACTGCTGGTGAGCGGATCTCAGTCTCTCTCCTCTGCATGGCGTTGGCTGATCTTGGCGTCGCCGCGGAATCGTTCACTGGTTCGCAGGCAGGTATCATCACAGACACCGACCATACCAAGGCCAAAATTGTTGAGATCAAGCCCGATCGTATCAAGAGTTGCCTTGCTGCCGGGGTCGTACCAGTGATTGCAGGCTTTCAAGGAGTGTCGACTGAACGCAACGTCACCACCCTCGGGCGAGGAGGATCCGACACCACAGCGGTAGCGATCGCCGCCAGCCTTGGTGCTACCGTTTGTGAGATATATACTGATGTCTCCGGCGTGTTTACTGCCGATCCACGTGTGGTTCCTAGCGCACGAAAGATTCCGCGAATCTCTTTTGATGAGATGCTCGAACTCTCCGCCTCCGGCGGACGTGTGCTTGCGCTGCGCTCGGTCGAGTTTGCCAGGAATTATGGAGTGACACTCCACGTACGTTCCAGCTTTACCTGGGAGCCAGGAACTTGGGTAGTTGAGGAGGAAGAGACGATGGAACAGGCAGTAGTAAGTGCGATTTCTCATGATGCCTCCGAGGTAAAGCTCACCCTTTTGAAGGTGCCTGATCGCCCCGGAGTGGCGGCACACATCTTTCGTGTGATCGCTGACGCCGGCGTGAATATTGATATGATTGTCCAGAACACCTCGATCGAGGGCCACACGGACATCTCTTTTACCGCCCCAAAACTGGACTTGGAACTAGCTCGCAGGGTCACCGAGGATGTGGCTAGGCAAGTTGGCGCGAGCGAGGTGATAAGCGATACGACAATTGGCCGAGTATCGCTCATTGGAGCAGGCATGAGGTCACACCCCGGAGTAACCGCAACTATGTTCGAGACCCTCGCAAACCACAACATCAATATCGAGATGATCTCAACATCGGCGATTCGGATCTCCTGCGTTATAAGAGTGGAGCAGCTTGAGACCGCGGTGCAGGCGTTGCACGAGGCATTCTCGCTATGAAGAGTGTTGGAACGCTAGCGGTAGTTGGGGCAACCGGTCAAGTTGGCGCTGTGATGCGCCATATCCTGCTGGAGCGCCAGCTGGCATTCGATCGGCTCCGGTTTTTCGCGTCACCGCGATCGGCAGGCACCTTTCTAGAGTTTGACGGACACCAGCTTGAGGTCGAGGACGTCGAGACGGCTGATCTTGCTGGCATCGACTACGCGTTGTTCTCGATTGGTGCTACCGC
Protein-coding sequences here:
- a CDS encoding peptidylprolyl isomerase, producing MVGKKKDNYPCPEADGSSPQVRHFDASPSYCLEDGANYEAIMETNHGTMRFELFANRAPITVNSFVFLARYHYFDGINFHRIIPGFVVQGGDPTGSGAGGPGYQFRDELPNPGEYQRGSLAMANAGPNTNGSQFFIISGASGVSLPPLYSLFGQLTEGDEVITALDLNGSPGGRPKATCTITSVKISQQS
- a CDS encoding peptidylprolyl isomerase codes for the protein MKEAELARAKRRRFIRNGVIVVVAAVVVFVGIYLLTKPQTKKSAAATKTTSTAAKTASYLLPDGCPNPNKVIPRKTHFKKYPPECLNPSYHYLAVVKTTAGTFDVKLEPKLGPKSANNFYVLSLYHFFNGTTFFRVIPGFVIQGGSPTNNDFGTPGYSFADKNPPAGSYHLGTIAMANTGKPHSNGSQFFIVSGTSGEKGLTNTYSVFGQVTKGLSVIAKINAGGSTANNGIPPKTTYKINTVTIQVTK
- a CDS encoding aspartate kinase, with translation MALIIQKYGGTSVADADRIRTVADYVARSKRRGDDVVVVVSAMGKTTDDLVRLAGDVSATIPPREMDMLLTAGERISVSLLCMALADLGVAAESFTGSQAGIITDTDHTKAKIVEIKPDRIKSCLAAGVVPVIAGFQGVSTERNVTTLGRGGSDTTAVAIAASLGATVCEIYTDVSGVFTADPRVVPSARKIPRISFDEMLELSASGGRVLALRSVEFARNYGVTLHVRSSFTWEPGTWVVEEEETMEQAVVSAISHDASEVKLTLLKVPDRPGVAAHIFRVIADAGVNIDMIVQNTSIEGHTDISFTAPKLDLELARRVTEDVARQVGASEVISDTTIGRVSLIGAGMRSHPGVTATMFETLANHNINIEMISTSAIRISCVIRVEQLETAVQALHEAFSL